One genomic segment of Paraburkholderia aromaticivorans includes these proteins:
- a CDS encoding YqaE/Pmp3 family membrane protein, giving the protein MRLLLAIFLPWFQFFTIGRPFAGIICLILQITLIGWIPAAIWSVYALSQYNTDKKIARAMGSWR; this is encoded by the coding sequence ATGCGTCTACTGCTTGCGATCTTTTTGCCGTGGTTTCAGTTCTTCACGATCGGCCGTCCGTTCGCGGGGATCATTTGCCTGATCCTGCAGATCACGCTGATCGGCTGGATTCCGGCTGCGATCTGGTCGGTGTATGCGCTGAGCCAGTACAACACCGACAAGAAAATCGCCCGGGCGATGGGTAGCTGGCGTTAA
- a CDS encoding DUF1653 domain-containing protein translates to MVRYRHYKGGIYELVCEATLESDPTVTMIVYKAGNGTIWTRPASVFFELIEVNGARVPRFAPINPAPPTPGI, encoded by the coding sequence ATGGTGCGTTACCGGCACTACAAAGGCGGGATTTACGAACTGGTTTGCGAGGCCACGCTCGAGTCCGATCCGACAGTCACGATGATCGTGTACAAAGCCGGCAATGGTACGATCTGGACGCGTCCGGCTTCGGTATTTTTCGAATTGATCGAAGTGAACGGCGCCAGGGTGCCGCGCTTCGCACCGATCAACCCGGCACCACCAACACCAGGAATCTGA
- a CDS encoding amino acid ABC transporter permease, whose protein sequence is MNAFDYWSITQGALATVVLSVSSIVLGVPLGLGLALIRWARVPFLNRVVIAYVSLIRSCPAVTLTLLIFFALPQFGISLDPTPAAILALTISTAAFNCEIWRAALMNFPRDQYDAALAFAMPRALRFRRIALPQIWRASLPGLVNEMTLQIKSTPAVAVIGIVEITRAALRVGARTYDPLPPFVFALVLYGLIVFVLIRAQRMIERRQPLEARP, encoded by the coding sequence ATGAACGCCTTCGACTACTGGAGCATCACTCAGGGCGCGCTGGCGACCGTGGTTCTGTCGGTCTCCAGCATCGTGCTCGGCGTGCCGCTGGGCCTCGGTCTCGCGCTGATACGCTGGGCGCGCGTGCCGTTTCTGAATCGTGTCGTGATCGCATACGTGAGCCTGATTCGCTCGTGCCCCGCGGTGACGCTCACCTTGCTGATATTCTTCGCGCTGCCGCAGTTCGGCATCTCGCTGGACCCGACGCCCGCTGCGATTCTCGCGCTCACTATCAGCACCGCCGCCTTCAATTGCGAAATCTGGCGTGCCGCGCTGATGAATTTTCCGCGCGACCAGTACGACGCCGCCCTCGCCTTCGCAATGCCGCGCGCGCTGCGCTTTCGCCGCATCGCGCTGCCGCAGATCTGGCGCGCGAGCCTGCCGGGCCTCGTGAACGAAATGACTTTGCAGATCAAATCGACGCCCGCCGTCGCGGTGATCGGCATCGTCGAGATCACGCGCGCCGCGCTGCGCGTCGGCGCGCGCACGTACGATCCGCTCCCGCCTTTCGTCTTCGCACTCGTACTGTATGGGCTGATCGTGTTCGTGCTGATCCGGGCGCAACGCATGATCGAGCGGCGGCAGCCGCTGGAGGCACGTCCATGA
- a CDS encoding MarR family winged helix-turn-helix transcriptional regulator — protein MDAPTTRTSADEPELVADPVLAWRNTALNERPGFLIRRLHQIHVALFMEECAPEGITPVQYSILTALEQLGPSEQVVLSRAVGLDRANTADVITRLGQRRFVHSRVSRADRRKKVAELTEVGHALLDRLESRVARAHERTIAALPPDERATFLRHLLLLVDTNNELSRTPVTRTPSGSDGPLKDGAIDV, from the coding sequence ATGGACGCGCCAACAACCCGCACAAGCGCAGACGAACCCGAACTCGTAGCGGACCCGGTACTGGCATGGCGCAACACAGCGCTCAATGAACGGCCGGGTTTCCTCATACGGCGCTTGCATCAGATCCACGTTGCGCTGTTCATGGAGGAGTGCGCGCCCGAAGGCATCACGCCGGTGCAGTACAGCATTCTCACTGCGCTCGAACAGCTGGGGCCTTCGGAGCAGGTTGTTCTTTCGCGGGCGGTGGGACTCGATCGCGCGAATACGGCCGACGTGATCACTCGCCTTGGGCAGCGGCGTTTCGTACACAGCCGCGTCTCACGCGCGGATCGGCGCAAGAAGGTCGCGGAACTGACGGAAGTCGGACATGCGCTTCTGGACCGTCTCGAATCGCGCGTGGCCCGTGCGCACGAGCGAACCATTGCTGCGTTGCCACCCGATGAGCGAGCGACCTTCCTGCGGCATTTGCTTCTGCTGGTCGATACGAACAACGAACTCAGTCGCACTCCTGTAACGCGCACACCCTCCGGTTCTGATGGGCCGCTCAAAGACGGGGCGATCGACGTGTAG
- a CDS encoding amino acid ABC transporter permease translates to MIDHFMIVWQQRADVLSGLLDTLGLLAVAAVASLFFGALLAPALMSRRPAIARIATLYVDAMRCAPFLLFVYLIYFGLPTAGIRLSNWWAGAIALILYNTAYMAELLRGAWAGLPTPMIEAASAYGFHGFSLVRRIILPQVFTVALPMIGNQLVQIVKDSAFLTVIAVGELTHQMNGIQATYFIPFAAFATAVLLYWAICLVIEGGSGILSRFAEERRA, encoded by the coding sequence ATGATCGACCATTTCATGATCGTCTGGCAACAACGCGCGGACGTGCTTTCGGGCCTCCTCGACACGCTCGGGCTGCTTGCGGTCGCCGCCGTCGCGTCGCTCTTCTTCGGCGCATTGCTCGCGCCCGCGCTCATGTCCAGGCGCCCCGCCATCGCTCGGATCGCAACGCTTTATGTCGATGCGATGCGCTGTGCGCCGTTTCTGCTGTTCGTCTATCTGATCTACTTCGGCCTGCCCACCGCGGGCATTCGCCTGTCGAACTGGTGGGCCGGCGCGATCGCGCTGATTCTCTACAACACCGCCTACATGGCCGAACTGTTACGCGGCGCATGGGCCGGCCTGCCGACGCCGATGATCGAAGCGGCGTCCGCGTACGGCTTTCATGGCTTCAGCCTGGTTCGCCGCATCATCCTGCCGCAGGTCTTTACCGTCGCATTGCCCATGATCGGCAATCAGCTTGTGCAGATCGTGAAGGACAGCGCGTTCCTCACGGTGATCGCGGTCGGCGAACTGACGCATCAAATGAACGGCATTCAGGCCACCTATTTCATTCCGTTCGCCGCGTTCGCCACGGCCGTGCTGCTGTACTGGGCCATCTGTCTCGTGATCGAAGGCGGCAGCGGAATCCTGTCGAGATTTGCCGAGGAACGCAGAGCATGA
- a CDS encoding acyltransferase family protein, producing MGVEGRIGVVTNTEPQREDLMDTLSSKRAGKNVDIQCLRAVAIIFVMLQHYRNRLPTPPLYHTLFDFVAPWTGVDLFFAISGFLVCKTLIEHLGREARGSAFANFWRRRCARLLPALIFWAAASIAVGAFVGASAAQGAWDATKGAIVGVFGVANLYWTYCAQHGASHCVQADYNSHFWSLALEWQLYILLALLVAFFRLRTAMAIFAVIALIASLFSAPSFSYAWALRPQAFFLGALIFVVVQAHPGWVVGPSVQSAWFKRSVLFLGLLVTFCAPNHLSEPFVIPAVSIGAGIALFSTLSVGLTYPARVSRVLEWIGERSYSLYLCHFSVIFCLRKVVAGIPGFENLSPVWTFPPSAFAVVCLSFVAADFSYRKIELPMIKRFSSNKKLEPVDGRPRLSDNATG from the coding sequence ATGGGTGTTGAAGGGCGGATCGGTGTCGTCACAAACACTGAGCCGCAACGTGAAGACCTTATGGATACCCTATCTAGCAAGAGAGCCGGTAAGAACGTCGACATCCAGTGTCTTCGTGCGGTCGCGATTATCTTTGTGATGTTGCAGCATTATCGAAATCGCCTGCCGACGCCGCCGCTGTATCACACATTGTTCGACTTCGTGGCGCCGTGGACGGGCGTGGATCTCTTCTTTGCGATTTCCGGCTTCCTCGTTTGCAAGACCTTGATCGAGCATCTGGGACGCGAGGCGAGGGGATCCGCTTTTGCCAACTTTTGGCGCAGACGCTGTGCCAGATTGCTGCCGGCCCTGATCTTCTGGGCGGCCGCCTCGATTGCAGTCGGCGCATTCGTGGGCGCCTCGGCGGCTCAGGGCGCATGGGACGCGACCAAAGGCGCGATCGTCGGCGTGTTTGGCGTTGCAAACCTCTACTGGACATATTGCGCACAGCACGGAGCGTCCCACTGCGTTCAAGCGGATTACAACAGTCACTTCTGGTCTCTTGCGCTCGAATGGCAGTTGTACATATTGCTCGCTTTGCTCGTCGCCTTTTTCCGGCTGAGAACCGCGATGGCCATATTTGCTGTGATTGCCTTGATCGCATCGTTGTTTTCCGCGCCGAGTTTCAGCTACGCATGGGCTTTACGTCCTCAGGCATTCTTTCTCGGTGCGCTCATCTTCGTGGTCGTACAGGCGCACCCTGGATGGGTGGTTGGGCCTTCGGTTCAAAGCGCGTGGTTCAAGCGTTCAGTCCTGTTTCTGGGGCTGCTCGTGACGTTTTGCGCGCCCAATCATCTGAGCGAGCCGTTTGTGATTCCGGCCGTGAGCATCGGCGCAGGGATCGCTCTGTTCTCGACCTTGAGCGTGGGCCTGACCTACCCCGCGCGTGTCTCGCGCGTGCTCGAATGGATTGGCGAGCGGTCCTACTCGCTTTACCTGTGCCATTTCTCCGTCATTTTTTGCCTGAGGAAGGTGGTAGCCGGCATACCCGGGTTCGAAAACCTGTCGCCCGTCTGGACGTTCCCGCCCTCTGCATTCGCGGTGGTGTGCCTCTCTTTCGTGGCCGCGGACTTCAGCTATCGAAAGATCGAACTGCCAATGATCAAGCGTTTTTCGTCGAACAAGAAGCTGGAACCGGTGGACGGGCGGCCGCGTCTGTCTGACAACGCCACGGGTTGA
- a CDS encoding transporter substrate-binding domain-containing protein: MSVRLNRSDLRQSKQRGVVTFLRTCAFALVAAISVSHVAHAASAEEIKARGYLSVATEDDYTPFEFVADGKNTGYDNDLLALVRKKIGVDVKQQVMPWSGILPGVTTGKYDMALTAVLVTDERKKTFDFASPTCEAVTFYAVKKGSTIKSPDDLVGKVVGAETGSAMLADLKLFNEELKKKHGGNGLKQIVEYQSYPEAYQDLGLGRVDAVANTQISLNSLVKTRPDTFVVGQAIGKPTYIAWAVKKGNSDVLKMVDTALLELRKSGEMYQLQQKWLGATYKDMPPSVN, encoded by the coding sequence ATGTCAGTCCGTCTCAACCGCAGCGATTTGCGCCAGTCGAAGCAGCGCGGCGTCGTCACGTTCCTGCGCACGTGCGCGTTCGCGCTAGTCGCCGCCATTAGCGTGAGCCATGTCGCGCATGCGGCGAGCGCCGAAGAAATCAAGGCACGCGGCTATCTGAGCGTCGCGACCGAGGACGACTACACCCCGTTCGAATTCGTCGCCGACGGCAAGAACACCGGCTACGACAACGATCTGCTCGCGCTCGTGCGCAAGAAAATCGGCGTCGACGTGAAGCAGCAGGTCATGCCCTGGTCCGGCATTCTTCCCGGCGTGACGACGGGCAAGTACGACATGGCGCTGACCGCCGTGCTCGTCACGGACGAACGCAAGAAGACTTTCGATTTCGCGTCGCCGACCTGCGAGGCCGTCACGTTCTATGCGGTCAAGAAGGGCTCGACGATCAAGAGTCCGGACGACCTGGTAGGCAAGGTGGTCGGCGCGGAAACCGGCAGTGCGATGCTCGCGGACCTCAAGCTCTTCAACGAGGAACTGAAGAAGAAGCATGGCGGCAACGGCCTCAAGCAGATTGTCGAATATCAGTCCTATCCGGAGGCCTATCAGGATCTGGGGCTCGGGCGCGTCGATGCCGTGGCCAACACGCAGATCAGCCTGAACTCCCTCGTGAAGACGCGGCCGGATACCTTCGTTGTCGGCCAGGCAATCGGCAAACCGACCTACATCGCGTGGGCCGTGAAGAAGGGCAACAGCGACGTGCTGAAAATGGTCGATACCGCGCTGCTCGAACTGCGCAAGAGCGGCGAGATGTACCAGCTCCAGCAGAAGTGGCTCGGCGCGACCTACAAAGACATGCCGCCGTCGGTCAACTGA
- a CDS encoding 2Fe-2S iron-sulfur cluster-binding protein, translating into MSDSSRPPLVRVEPLGQTFEAPDSLTILEAAGFANLRLPRSCRNGTCRTCICRLVSGTVSYTIEWPGLSREEKAEGFILPCVAIAASDLVIDVPDATRT; encoded by the coding sequence ATGTCCGACTCCAGCCGTCCGCCTCTGGTTCGCGTCGAACCACTTGGTCAAACCTTCGAAGCGCCCGATTCGCTCACCATTCTCGAAGCCGCAGGCTTTGCGAATCTGCGTTTGCCGCGCTCGTGCAGGAATGGGACGTGCCGTACCTGTATCTGCCGTCTGGTCAGCGGAACGGTGTCTTACACGATCGAATGGCCCGGCCTGAGCCGGGAAGAAAAGGCGGAAGGTTTCATTCTGCCGTGCGTCGCCATTGCGGCGTCTGACCTCGTGATCGACGTCCCGGACGCTACCCGGACGTAA
- the infA gene encoding translation initiation factor IF-1, with translation MAKEELLELDGIVDEVLPDSRYRVTLDNGVVVGAYASGRMRKNHIRILAGDRVTLELSVYDLTKGRINFRHKDERATGGGGARNTQFRRR, from the coding sequence ATGGCGAAAGAAGAACTGCTTGAACTTGACGGTATCGTCGACGAAGTACTTCCGGATAGTCGTTACCGCGTGACGCTCGACAACGGCGTCGTGGTTGGCGCTTACGCGTCCGGACGCATGCGCAAGAACCACATCCGTATTCTCGCGGGCGACCGCGTGACGCTTGAGTTGTCCGTCTACGATCTGACCAAAGGCCGGATCAATTTCCGTCATAAAGACGAGCGCGCCACCGGTGGCGGCGGTGCTCGCAACACGCAATTCCGTCGCCGTTAA
- a CDS encoding helix-turn-helix transcriptional regulator, with translation MRNPNVSPVKDLLLERYAPIADGIAALFYPCAEVVIHDLRDQTIAYLVNNLSKLEVGGPSVLDEVHYAARGQTIGPYEKLNWDGRRMRCVSNILFDDDGKPAGMLCINFNIAVFEDVRSTLDLFIKGGNLTDAPAEELFRDDWQDRINTYLHTWLRERQIGINALTREHKREIVEALHAQGAFRGRSSANYVAAVLTMGRATVYKILKQMKEGG, from the coding sequence ATGCGCAACCCAAACGTGTCTCCTGTGAAAGACCTGCTGCTCGAGCGCTACGCTCCGATCGCCGACGGCATCGCGGCGCTGTTCTATCCGTGCGCCGAAGTGGTGATTCACGACCTGCGCGATCAAACCATCGCGTACCTCGTGAACAACCTGTCGAAGCTCGAAGTGGGCGGCCCGTCGGTGCTGGACGAAGTCCATTACGCGGCGCGCGGCCAGACGATCGGACCGTACGAAAAGCTCAACTGGGACGGCCGGCGCATGCGTTGCGTGAGCAACATCCTGTTCGACGACGACGGCAAGCCGGCCGGCATGCTGTGTATCAACTTCAATATCGCGGTGTTCGAAGATGTGCGTTCCACACTCGATCTGTTCATCAAGGGCGGCAATCTGACGGACGCGCCCGCGGAGGAACTGTTCCGCGACGACTGGCAGGACCGCATCAACACGTACCTGCACACGTGGCTGCGCGAACGGCAGATCGGCATCAATGCGCTCACGCGCGAACATAAGCGGGAGATCGTCGAGGCGCTGCACGCACAGGGCGCGTTTCGCGGCCGCAGCTCCGCGAACTACGTGGCCGCGGTGCTGACCATGGGACGCGCCACCGTCTACAAGATTCTGAAGCAGATGAAAGAGGGCGGCTGA
- a CDS encoding GntR family transcriptional regulator, with translation MSSRPRRSSSPATEPPIQPTREDDSASVEERIYASITTALLQGRLRPGAQLVERDLAAAFGCTRGALRKVLARLGFEGKLVLAVNRGAFVPSPSEEDIRQVYRARQIVEAGIVAALCGALSPQHKRRLRAHVRSEEKALRAGAVDDSVRLAGQFHVLLTELAGGTELLGLVGQLVAKTELYKALFDPSKGSSCSADEHTQIIDALDAGELAAALTAMREHLAELEERVVEQVRRSAAGEDLGTVFGL, from the coding sequence ATGTCCTCACGTCCCCGGCGTTCGTCGTCTCCCGCCACCGAACCGCCCATTCAACCCACACGCGAAGACGACTCGGCCAGCGTCGAAGAACGTATTTATGCGTCGATCACCACGGCGTTATTGCAAGGGCGCCTGCGGCCGGGCGCGCAACTGGTCGAGCGGGATCTCGCCGCCGCCTTCGGCTGCACGCGCGGGGCGCTGCGCAAGGTGCTGGCGCGACTGGGATTCGAAGGCAAGCTCGTGCTGGCGGTGAATCGCGGTGCGTTCGTGCCGTCGCCGTCGGAAGAGGATATTCGCCAGGTGTATCGCGCGCGGCAGATCGTCGAGGCGGGCATCGTCGCCGCTTTGTGCGGGGCCTTGAGCCCGCAGCACAAGCGGCGTCTGCGCGCGCACGTTCGCAGCGAGGAGAAGGCGTTGCGCGCGGGGGCGGTCGACGATTCCGTGCGTCTTGCCGGCCAGTTTCACGTGCTGCTGACCGAATTGGCGGGCGGCACGGAGTTGCTGGGACTGGTCGGGCAACTGGTCGCCAAAACGGAACTGTACAAAGCGTTGTTCGACCCGTCGAAGGGCTCCAGCTGCTCCGCGGACGAACACACGCAAATCATCGACGCGCTCGACGCGGGCGAGCTCGCCGCGGCACTGACGGCCATGCGCGAGCATCTGGCGGAACTGGAGGAGCGGGTGGTCGAGCAGGTGCGCAGGAGCGCCGCCGGAGAAGATCTCGGGACGGTGTTCGGTCTGTGA
- a CDS encoding amino acid ABC transporter ATP-binding protein has protein sequence MNLSNDVPPTIRLAADAAAPSAGVAGQAARPVADTVLQLNGISKSFGENHVLRDVSLTVHKGETVCLLGPSGCGKSTLLRCVNWLEIPDAGTVYVSNQRMGVREGSAIKLRDAELARSRARIGMVFQHFALWPHLTVLQNVMEAPLYVLKRPRDEVRAQAERLLERVGLAGKMDAFPSRLSGGQKQRVGIARALAMNPDILLFDEPTSALDPMLVGEVLNVMRLLAQEGATMVIVTHEMEFARQVASRVVFMDAGQVIETAHPEQFFSAPQTPRARQFLARFRAPHLADDEWKQPSELPD, from the coding sequence ATGAATCTTTCGAATGACGTCCCGCCCACCATCAGGCTCGCCGCCGATGCCGCCGCGCCTTCGGCCGGCGTCGCCGGCCAGGCGGCGCGCCCCGTGGCGGACACGGTCCTGCAACTCAACGGCATTTCGAAGTCGTTCGGCGAGAACCACGTGCTGCGCGATGTGTCGCTCACCGTGCACAAGGGCGAAACGGTGTGCCTGCTCGGGCCGTCCGGTTGCGGCAAGTCCACGCTTCTGCGCTGCGTGAACTGGCTGGAGATTCCCGATGCGGGCACGGTCTACGTGTCGAATCAGCGTATGGGCGTGCGCGAAGGCTCGGCGATCAAGCTGCGCGATGCCGAGCTCGCCCGTTCGCGCGCGCGCATCGGCATGGTGTTTCAGCACTTTGCGCTTTGGCCGCATCTGACCGTGCTGCAGAACGTGATGGAAGCGCCCTTGTATGTGTTGAAGCGTCCGCGCGACGAAGTGCGCGCGCAAGCCGAGCGTCTGCTCGAACGCGTCGGACTGGCGGGCAAGATGGATGCGTTCCCGTCGCGTCTGTCGGGCGGGCAGAAGCAGCGTGTGGGCATCGCCCGTGCGCTCGCGATGAACCCGGATATCCTGCTCTTTGACGAACCGACCAGCGCGCTCGATCCGATGCTCGTAGGCGAGGTGCTGAACGTGATGCGCCTGCTCGCCCAGGAAGGCGCGACGATGGTGATCGTCACGCACGAAATGGAGTTCGCGCGGCAGGTGGCGAGTCGCGTCGTATTCATGGATGCGGGCCAGGTGATCGAGACCGCACATCCCGAGCAGTTCTTCAGCGCGCCGCAGACTCCGCGCGCGCGGCAGTTCCTCGCGCGCTTCCGCGCGCCGCATCTGGCAGACGACGAATGGAAACAGCCTTCGGAGCTGCCTGATTAA
- a CDS encoding sigma-54-dependent Fis family transcriptional regulator has product MTQRSATPPAVGRPDVIAQAHARSLELGLRASETPDFHPLRRPALRELVDRNQSLYTHALPVMETLHAQIVDTQSMVLLTDNHGVILHSLGDSDFVEKANRVALCPGVSWAEADRGTNAIGTALVDGQPTVVHAGEHFLHANRILTCSCAPIADPFGRTIGALDVSGDTRGFHKHTLALVRMSAQMIENHLFSNQFVDAIRVHFHARAEFIGTLFEGLAAFAPDGTFLSANRSALFQFGQPLAELQRQPFEALFGIAFARLLQQTTRAPGETVLLTLPSGVRVVARGEYTSARYAAPARGLDTSRAPLTGNAREAPHTADPVPLATLETLDTGDEQVAAILRRVAKLRGRDIPILVLGKTGTGKEWLARAIHHDSPRRAAPFVALNCASLPDTLIEAELFGYEDGAFTGAKKRGSVGKIVQADGGTLFLDEIGDMPLAQQVRLMRVLQERTVVPLGGTRAIPVDLRIVCATHRNLRAMIEAGTFREDLYYRINGLVVTLPALRERTDLRALVTRMLALQPDGERLPRRVSAEVLERFTQCRWPGNLRQLANVLRTASIMAEGAQQIELDDLPEDFLQDCADADAAQSVQSPLTPADPGAAGDGRAEARTQGPPASGKMEAWQATLIAQTLERLDGNVSAAARELGLARNTVYRYLRRGGTTH; this is encoded by the coding sequence TTGACTCAACGTTCTGCCACGCCGCCCGCCGTCGGTCGGCCTGATGTGATCGCGCAGGCTCACGCCCGCTCGCTCGAACTCGGGCTGCGCGCGTCCGAGACGCCGGACTTTCATCCGCTGCGGCGGCCCGCGCTGCGTGAGCTCGTCGATCGCAATCAATCGCTCTACACACATGCGCTTCCCGTCATGGAAACGCTGCACGCGCAGATCGTCGATACGCAAAGCATGGTGCTGCTCACCGACAATCACGGCGTGATCCTTCACAGTCTGGGCGACAGCGACTTCGTCGAAAAGGCCAATCGCGTCGCGTTGTGTCCGGGCGTGTCGTGGGCCGAGGCGGATCGCGGCACCAACGCGATCGGCACGGCGCTCGTCGACGGACAGCCGACCGTCGTGCACGCGGGAGAGCACTTCCTGCACGCCAACCGCATTCTCACCTGCTCGTGCGCGCCGATTGCCGATCCGTTCGGGCGCACCATCGGCGCGCTCGACGTGAGCGGCGACACGCGCGGCTTTCATAAGCACACGCTCGCGCTCGTCAGGATGTCGGCGCAGATGATCGAAAATCATCTGTTCTCCAATCAATTCGTCGACGCGATCCGCGTTCACTTTCACGCGCGCGCGGAATTCATCGGCACGCTGTTCGAAGGGCTCGCGGCGTTCGCGCCGGACGGCACGTTTCTGTCAGCCAACCGCAGCGCGCTGTTTCAATTCGGGCAGCCGCTCGCCGAACTGCAAAGACAACCCTTCGAGGCGCTGTTCGGTATCGCGTTCGCCAGGTTGCTGCAGCAGACCACGCGCGCGCCTGGCGAGACCGTTCTGCTGACGCTGCCAAGCGGCGTGCGCGTGGTGGCGCGCGGTGAATACACGTCGGCCCGATATGCCGCGCCGGCGCGCGGCCTCGACACCTCGCGCGCGCCGCTGACCGGTAACGCGCGCGAGGCGCCGCACACGGCCGACCCGGTACCGCTCGCCACGCTCGAAACGCTCGACACGGGCGATGAGCAGGTCGCCGCGATCCTGCGGCGCGTGGCCAAACTGCGCGGCCGCGATATTCCGATTCTCGTGCTCGGCAAGACCGGCACCGGCAAGGAATGGCTCGCGCGAGCCATCCATCACGATTCGCCGCGGCGGGCCGCGCCTTTTGTCGCGCTGAATTGCGCCTCGTTGCCGGATACGCTGATCGAAGCGGAGTTGTTCGGCTATGAAGACGGCGCGTTTACCGGCGCGAAAAAACGCGGCAGCGTCGGCAAGATCGTGCAGGCCGACGGCGGCACGCTGTTTCTCGACGAAATCGGCGACATGCCGCTCGCCCAGCAAGTGCGTCTGATGCGCGTGCTGCAGGAGCGCACTGTGGTGCCGCTCGGCGGAACCCGGGCGATTCCGGTGGATCTGCGCATTGTCTGCGCGACCCATCGGAATCTGCGCGCGATGATCGAGGCCGGCACCTTCCGCGAAGACCTGTATTACCGCATCAACGGACTCGTCGTCACCTTGCCCGCGCTGCGCGAGCGCACCGATCTTCGCGCGCTCGTCACGCGCATGCTGGCCTTGCAGCCCGATGGCGAGCGCCTGCCGCGCCGCGTGTCGGCCGAGGTGCTCGAGCGATTTACGCAATGCCGCTGGCCGGGCAATCTGCGGCAACTGGCCAATGTGTTGCGCACCGCGAGCATCATGGCCGAAGGCGCGCAACAGATCGAACTCGACGATTTGCCCGAGGACTTCTTGCAGGATTGCGCCGACGCTGACGCGGCGCAAAGCGTGCAATCCCCGCTGACGCCTGCGGATCCAGGGGCGGCCGGCGACGGCCGTGCCGAGGCGCGAACGCAAGGCCCGCCGGCATCGGGCAAGATGGAAGCGTGGCAGGCCACGTTGATTGCGCAAACGCTGGAGCGGCTCGACGGCAACGTGTCGGCGGCGGCGCGCGAGTTGGGATTGGCGCGCAATACGGTGTACCGGTATTTGCGGCGCGGCGGCACGACGCATTGA
- a CDS encoding phytanoyl-CoA dioxygenase family protein produces the protein MTKHLTEDQVAHFKQHGYIYPMRAIGAAQAAEYRRVIEQYEATSGEDVNRTLKIKGHLALPAIVELGRHPAILDAVEDLIGPDIMLFGASIFAKNGRDPRYVSWHQDSTYFGLTPHEEVTVWVALTPANSVNGVLRVLPGSHSGPDLKHVETYAADNMLAKGQTLVGIDENLAVEMPLQPGEFSMHHERTAHSSLPNRSDDRRIGFAFFYVPAHVKSTTGRRRATLVRGVDRFDHWDPDTLPEYDCDPRSMSELKATWGKYKDGEVKQAADMVAPQ, from the coding sequence ATGACGAAGCACTTGACCGAAGACCAGGTAGCGCATTTCAAGCAACACGGCTACATCTATCCGATGCGCGCGATCGGCGCGGCGCAGGCGGCGGAGTATAGACGCGTGATCGAGCAATATGAGGCGACCTCCGGCGAGGACGTCAACAGGACCTTGAAAATCAAGGGGCATCTCGCCTTGCCCGCGATCGTCGAGCTTGGGCGCCATCCGGCTATTCTCGATGCGGTCGAGGATCTGATCGGACCGGACATCATGCTGTTCGGCGCGTCGATCTTCGCGAAGAACGGGCGTGATCCGCGCTACGTGTCGTGGCATCAGGACTCGACGTACTTCGGCCTTACGCCGCACGAGGAGGTGACCGTTTGGGTCGCGCTCACGCCGGCGAATTCGGTGAACGGCGTGCTGCGCGTGCTGCCCGGCTCGCACAGCGGCCCGGATCTGAAGCACGTGGAGACGTATGCGGCGGACAACATGCTCGCGAAGGGGCAGACGCTCGTCGGCATCGACGAGAACCTCGCGGTGGAAATGCCACTGCAGCCCGGCGAATTCTCGATGCATCACGAACGCACCGCGCACAGCTCGTTGCCGAACCGCTCGGACGACCGGCGCATCGGCTTCGCGTTCTTCTATGTGCCGGCGCACGTCAAGTCGACCACGGGCCGCCGCCGCGCGACGCTGGTGCGCGGCGTCGACCGCTTCGATCACTGGGACCCGGACACACTCCCCGAATACGATTGCGATCCGCGCTCGATGAGCGAACTGAAGGCGACCTGGGGTAAGTATAAGGATGGCGAAGTGAAGCAGGCGGCGGACATGGTCGCGCCGCAGTGA